In the genome of Mixta calida, the window ACACCCGGCAGCCTGACCTGGCATTCCCTGCCGCGCGCTTCTTTTCGCAAGTTACTCATCGCCTTCCTCCCCATAAAAGTTCGGGTCTCTGAATATCGTGTAGAAAGCACAGCAGTCACTGCAGACAAAGGTTTCGTCTGGTGACAGCGGCAACCCACAATCTGCGCAATGTGGCTCTTCAGGCTGCGTCATGTTGCGTCTCCATATATGCCTCTATGAAGCCTTTCGC includes:
- a CDS encoding protein NinF, which gives rise to MTQPEEPHCADCGLPLSPDETFVCSDCCAFYTIFRDPNFYGEEGDE